A genomic region of Solanum dulcamara chromosome 2, daSolDulc1.2, whole genome shotgun sequence contains the following coding sequences:
- the LOC129880352 gene encoding polygalacturonase At1g48100-like: MGRLSLRSFTFMFIVAFLVWSSLNVEICNARRGKHWRQQTRTSSVSLYKKKGKYHGSNNHHKSGSKPKPKYSSPPPSTPTNPPSKGYDNVPSTNIFDVMNFGATGDGKTDDTKAFQAAWAAACKVEASTMIVPSKYTFLVRPISFSGPYCQHNIVFQLDGTIIAPTDAKSWGSGVMQWLEFTKLVGITIKGNGVIDGRGAVWWQDTPYDDPLDDELKLIIPLNKTLLRRPPTPINSSLSGKMPSIKPTALRFYGSFNVTVTGITIQNSQQCHLKFDNCIGVAVYDFTASSPGDSPNTDGIHLQNSKDALIRSSNIACGDDCVSIQTGCTNVYVHNINCGPGHGISIGGLGKDNTKACVSNITVKDVVMQNTMNGVRIKTWQGGSGSVQGVFFSNIQMNEVQLPIVIDQFYCDKGKCKNQTAAVALSGINYAGIKGTYTVKPVHLACSDSMPCQDVTLTNIQLKPIQERYHMYDPYCWQTFGELYTPTQPPIECLQVGKPTSNKIQADHDQC, translated from the exons atgggaAGATTAAGCCTTAGGAGCTTTACATTTATGTTTATAGTTGCATTTCTCGTGTGGTCGTCGTTAAATGTTGAGATTTGTAATGCCAGAAGAGGTAAACATTGGAGACAACAAACAAGAACATCCTCTGTTTCTTTgtacaaaaagaaaggaaaatatcaTGGTAGTAATAACCATCACAAAAGTGGTAGCAAACCGAAGCCAAAATACTCGTCTCCACCACCAAGTACACCAACAAACCCGCCAAGCAAAGGGTATGACAATGTACCTTCGACTAACATCTTTGATGTGATGAATTTTGGTGCTACTGGAGATGGCAAGACCGATGATACTAAG GCATTTCAAGCTGCATGGGCAGCTGCTTGTAAAGTGGAAGCTTCGACGATGATCGTTCCATCGAAATACACATTCCTTGTACGACCAATTTCATTCTCAGGTCCATACTGTCAACACAACATTGTTTTTCAG CTTGATGGAACAATAATTGCTCCAACAGATGCCAAATCTTGGGGTTCAGGTGTTATGCAATGGCTTGAATTTACCAAATTGGTGGGAATTACAATCAAAGGAAATGGGGTGATTGATGGAAGAGGTGCAGTTTGGTGGCAAGATACACCATATGATGATCCTCTAGACGATGAATTAAAACTAATCATCCCGTTAAACAAGACATTATTGAGACGTCCTCCGACTCCT ATAAATAGCTCGCTTAGTGGGAAAATGCCAAGCATTAAACCAACA GCTCTTCGATTCTATGGGAGTTTCAATGTTACTGTGACAGGCATCACAATTCAGAATAGCCAACAATGTCATCTCAAATTTGATAATTGCATAGGGGTAGCAGTATACGATTTCACTGCCTCATCTCCTGGAGATAGTCCTAATACAGATGGAATCCATTTACAGAACTCCAAAGACGCGCTAATTCGCAGTTCCAACATTGCTTGTG GAGATGATTGTGTCTCGATACAAACTGGATGTACCAATGTGTATGTACACAACATAAATTGTGGACCAGGACACGGAATCAGCATTGGAGGACTAGGGAAAGACAATACTAAGGCATGTGTTTCAAATATTACAGTCAAAGATGTTGTTATGCAGAACACGATGAACGGTGTCAGGATTAAGACATGGCAG GGCGGGTCAGGGTCAGTACAAGGAGTGTTTTTCTCAAACATTCAAATGAACGAAGTCCAGCTACCGATTGTAATTGATCAGTTCTATTGTGACAAGGGCAAATGCAAGAACCAGACAGCTGCAGTGGCTTTATCAGGAATCAACTATGCAGGAATTAAAGGAACATATACAGTAAAACCGGTGCATCTAGCATGTAGTGACAGTATGCCATGTCAAGACGTGACCCTCACGAATATCCAACTAAAGCCAATACAAGAGCGTTACCACATGTATGATCCATACTGTTGGCAGACATTCGGAGAGTTATATACTCCTACTCAACCTCCAATTGAATGCTTACAAGTTGGAAAACCAACGAGCAACAAAATTCAAGCAGATCATGATCAATGCTAG
- the LOC129870195 gene encoding uncharacterized protein LOC129870195 translates to MITEEDNLCFEAEPTKEEVKAVIFQLNSESAGGPDGFTGVFYQACWEIIEEDVTNMMKAFFCGAELPRFITHTNLILIPKKDIVNTFSDMRPISLSNFVNKIFSRLIHERLVSKLTNNISLNQAGFIKNRSIVENILLTQEIISDIRLRTKDANVIMKLDMAKAYDRVSWIFLTKVLRKMGFSERSIDIIYRIVSNNWYSVLINGQQQGFFKSTRGVKQGDPLSPTLFILAAEVLSRSLNALHQNSQFKGFGMPKWSPKINHLAYADDMIIFTSADVVSLQKIMGILRNYEQTSGQKINMDKSAVYMHNRVSGDISITVEIVTGINRREFPFIYLGCPIYHCRRKKEFFNTLTLKIMNRLQGWKGKMLSFGGRAILIKHVLQSMPIHILSAINPPIGIIRQIHKMFAQFFWSNTIGSKSRHWVAWNKVCIPTIEGGLGFRSLHDVSLALFCKLWWNFRTKSTLWSDYMTNKYCRKEHAIVVQWKQGSQTWKKMLEARDLIEHQIWWQTRKGDSLFWFDNWTGLGALYYVNPRNTYDTRIQNVKEMTEQGRWNRRKLMEVLTEDIVDHIIDNISTPREERDCDRPCAINHNMGIMEETKWYQTWARKVNSSVIHLVLISIQRLVLYRNPSIRTIPIGWENLVHILEEGKARMKVKQVRWNFPPQGWCACNTDGASRGNPGRSAYGFCVRNAQGNLIYAQAGEIGYATNIEAEIVALLEALKYCKQQGLNNIIFQTDSQTIQNILTGDWKPPWIIADWIQQVEEYKRDLDVLFKHTLREANKLADALANYALDEGPMQCYLFKDLTVHMRRILNSDKSQIPYLRIKKF, encoded by the exons ATGATCACTGAGGAAGACAACCTGTGTTTTGAAGCAGAACCTACCAAAGAAGAGGTGAAGGCAGTGATCTTCCAATTAAATAGTGAAAGTGCAGGCGGACCTGATGGATTTACTGGTGTTTTCTATCAAGCTTGCTGGGAAATCATTGAAGAAGATGTCACCAATATGATGAAAGCTTTCTTTTGTGGTGCAGAATTGCCCAGGTTTATCACCCATACTAACTTAATCTTAATACCAAAGAAAGATATTGTTAACACTTTCTCTGATATGAGACCAATTAGTTTGAGCAATTTTGTGAACAAAATCTTCTCTAGATTGATCCATGAGAGATTGGTTTCCAAACTAACTAATAATATATCCCTCAATCAAGCTGGTTTTATTAAAAACAGAAGTATAGTGGAGAATATTCTATTGACTCAAGAAATTATCTCTGACATAAGGCTAAGAACTAAAGATGCAAATGTTATAATGAAGTTGGATATGGCAAAAGCTTATGACAGGGTATCTTGGATTTTCTTAACCAAAGTACTTAGAAAAATGGGTTTTTCAGAAAGGAGTATAGACATAATCTATAGGATTGTTAGCAATAACTGGTACTCAGTGTTGATAAATGGTCAACAACAAGGATTTTTTAAATCTACCAGAGGAGTAAAGCAAGGGGACCCTCTCTCCCCTACCCTATTTATTTTAGCAGCAGAAGTCCTATCAAGGAGTTTAAATGCATTGCATCAAAACTCTCAGTTTAAGGGCTTTGGAATGCCTAAATGGAGTCCAAAAATAAATCATCTTGCATATGCAGATGACATGATTATCTTTACCTCAGCAGATGTGGTGTCTCTACAAAAAATAATGGGAATTTTGAGAAACTATGAGCAGACTTCTGGGCAAAAGATAAACATGGACAAGAGTGCTGTCTATATGCATAATAGAGTATCAGGTGACATCAGTATCACAGTTGAGATTGTAACTGGCATCAATAGAAGAGAATTCCCTTTTATATATTTGGGCTGCCCTATTTACCACTGTAGAAGAAAAAAGGAATTCTTTAATACTTTGACCCTTAAAATTATGAATAGACTTCAAGGATGGAAAGGAAAAATGTTAtcttttggaggaagggcaattcttattaaacatgttttgcaAAGCATGCCAATACACATATTATCAGCTATTAACCCCCCTATTGGAATCATCAGACAAATACACAAGATGTTTGCTCAGTTTTTTTGGAGCAATACTATTGGGAGCAAGAGTAGACATTGGGTGGCTTGGAATAAGGTGTGTATTCCAACCATAGAAGGAGGCCTAGGTTTTAGATCACTTCATGATGTCTCATTGGCACTGTTTTGTAAACTTTGGTGGAACTTCAGGACAAAATCTACCTTATGGAGTGATTATATGACTAACAAATATTGTAGGAAGGAACATGCTATAGTGGTACAGTGGAAACAGGGGTCACAGACATGGAAAAAAATGCTAGAAGCCAGGGACCTAATAGAACACCAAATTTGGTGGCAAACTAGGAAAGGGGATTCACTTTTCTGGTTTGATAACTGGACTGGATTGGGAGCCCTGTACTATGTAAATCCAAGGAATACCTATGATACAAGAATTCAAAATGTCAAAGAAATGACAGAACAAGGGAGATGGAATAGAAGAAAACTGATGGAAGTACTCACTGAAGACATTGTTGATCATATCATCGATAATATATCCACACCCAGGGAAGAAAGAGATTGTGATAGACCTTG TGCCATCAATCATAATATGGGAATTATGGAAGAGACGAAATGGTATCAAACATGGGCTAGGAAGGTTAATAGCTCAGTTATTCATCTAGTCCTAATCTCCATCCAAAGACTAGTTCTTTACAGAAACCCCTCAATTAGAACTATCCCTATTGGGTGGGAAAATCTGGTGCATATATTGGAGGAAGGCAAAGCAAGAATGAAGGTAAAGCAAGTCAGATGGAATTTCCCTCCACAAGGTTGGTGTGCTTGCAACACTGATGGAGCCTCTAGAGGTAACCCAGGGAGGAGTGCCTATGGTTTTTGTGTGAGAAATGCACAAGGAAATCTAATATATGCTCAAGCAGGGGAAATTGGTTATGCCACCAATATAGAAGCAGAAATTGTGGCTCTACTGGAAGCCCTGAAGTATTGTAAGCAGCAAGGACTTAACAACATTATTTTTCAGACAGACTCACAAACTatacaaaatattttaactGGAGATTGGAAACCTCCATGGATTATAGCAGACTGGATACAACAAGTGGAGGAATACAAGAGGGATTTGGATGTCCTTTTCAAACATACCCTACGAGAAGCAAATAAATTGGCAGATGCTTTAGCCAACTATGCTTTAGACGAAGGACCAATGCAATGTTACTTGTTTAAGGATTTGACGGTGCACATGAGAAGAATCCTAAACAGTGATAAAAGtcaaatcccttatctaagaaTTAAGAAATTCTGA